The sequence below is a genomic window from Cedecea neteri.
CTTCATTAATGACCGAAAACGCCGTTCTTCGCCTTCGTGCCGTCCGCCTTGCTCGCGCAACTCGTCCCTTTCTTGCCCGTGGTAATCGCGTTCGTCGCTGCCAGCGCTGCCTGCTGCCGTTAAAAAACTGCCTGTGTGAGACGCTTCAGCCGCAACATGCACGCAGCCGCTTTTGCCTGGTGATGTTTGACACCGAACCCATGAAGCCGAGCAATACCGGGCGGCTTATTGCCGATATTTTGCCGGAAACCGAAGCATTTCAGTGGTCACGCACGGAGCCACCTCAGGCGCTGCTGGATCTTGTTGCTAATCCGGATTACCAGCCAATGGTGGTTTTTCCCGCCTCTTATGCCGATGCCAGTCGCGAGGTGCTGACCACGCCGCCAACCACCGGCAAGCCGCCGCTGTTTATCATGCTTGATGGCACGTGGACTGAAGCGCGTAAAATGTTTCGTAAAAGCCCTTATCTCGATGCGCTACCGGTAATTTCCGTAGATTTAAGTATTACCTCGGCTTATCGCCTGCGCGAGGCCCATGCGGACGGCCAGTATTGCACCGCGGAAGTTGCCGC
It includes:
- a CDS encoding tRNA-uridine aminocarboxypropyltransferase, with translation MTENAVLRLRAVRLARATRPFLARGNRVRRCQRCLLPLKNCLCETLQPQHARSRFCLVMFDTEPMKPSNTGRLIADILPETEAFQWSRTEPPQALLDLVANPDYQPMVVFPASYADASREVLTTPPTTGKPPLFIMLDGTWTEARKMFRKSPYLDALPVISVDLSITSAYRLREAHADGQYCTAEVAAALLELAGDTVASEGLTQHFTLFRERYLAGKPHHQGSITAEVEENV